The genomic segment CACAGGGACGCGCGCCATCCTCCGGGTTCCCCCGCCCCCCGGCCGGCGTAAAGCGCACCAGAAAGCGTCCGGCAGCTGTCGGCGAGCGCCGCGCCGTGGGCCTTGTTTCTCAGATAACCGCGAAAGGCCGTGGCGCTCGCTGGCTTATGTTTTGTCTTTTTTGCAAGTGCGCGACGCATGCAAGCTCCCCTCTATCTGGAAACAGATTTGAACAACCGGGCGGCATTATCGAAGAACACCTGCAGGTGGTACTGCGGCTCAATGGCCCTGGCGCACGCGGCGACATACGCCGGGTAATCGACGGATGGCCAACCTGAGCCGAAGACCAGCCTGTCCGGCTTGCCGGTGTAGTCGAGCATCCAGCGGATCGGATCGACCATCAACCTGTCCACCGTGGCTTGGGAGACCTGGCTCAACGCCCCCTCGATGATCGAGCTGAGGTCGAGCCAGACATTGTGGTTCTTCGCCGCGAGTACTGCGGCATCGGTGAACCAGGGATTGGCGCTGTGAACCAGGAGGAAGTTCACCTCGGGGTGGTCGACGATGACCTCATCCAGGGTCAGCGGGTGGGCGTACTTGAGCTTGGATCGATGCCAGCCGGTATCGCCGGTATGGAAAAGCACAGGGACATCGAATTCACGCGCCAGGGAGTACAGCAACTGGAGCCTGGCGTCATCGGCGTGCACGTGCATGAACCCGAGGTTGATCTTGATCGCCCGATAAATACCGCTGGCCAGCCCCTGCGCCAGTGATTCGAAACACCACTCAGGCTGGGCAATGACCGCGCATCGGCCCACGCCCAGGTCCTGCAGCACTTGGGCGCTGCAGGCAGGCTCACGCGAATCCGTCACGCAGGCCTGGATATTGAAGCGTGATTTCAACGCCTGAAAGTCCTGCAGGCTGCCCGCCGCAGCAAACTCGGTATGCACATGTGCGTCGAAAACAGGCCCGGAATAAGTACTCATCGAAAACTTCCCTGTGGGTCAATCACTCTCGCCGCGCGGCATCCGGCGCGGCACCTTGGAGCGCTAGCTGCTGGCGCTGCTGTAGGACCTCAGGGCAAACAACCAGAACACCCTGGACAGGCACAGGAAGGCAACAGCGAATAATGTTGCCCCTAGCACCTGCTGCCATCCGACCATCCCCATCGCTGCGGAAACCGGGACGTTGGAAACGAAATACACCGGGACGAGGAACGTCAGTATCGTGCGAATCGTCTGCGGAAAGGCCGTTACCGGGAACCGCGCGATCTCCATGAGCGTGTAGCTGATGATCCAGACATCACCGATCTTCACGAACCAGATCGACAAGGTGCAGGTAATCAGGAACAACGAGTAGAAGATCGTCACCCCGGCGGCCATCAGCCCAAGGAAGGCCATGAAGTTGCTCACACCCAGCGCACCTTCGCTGTGCATGGCGTACACGACCACGGCAACACCGATCAGCACGCGAGGCAGTTCCCAGAGGCTGATCTTGGAGCACGACACCAGAAACTGACTGTCGACCGGACGCACCAGCAGATAATCCAGGTCACCGGTGCGCACCTTCTCCGACAATGCGTGCAGGCTGGGAAACAACCAGACTTCAAGCAGGCCCTCAAGAATCAGCGCCACGCCGAACAACGCCAGCACCTGGTGGAGATTCCAGCCGCCCAGGCTGCTGACTTCGGAGAACATCGCATCGAGGAAATACAGCGCCAGGAGCATCCCGACCACCGTGTTCACCGCATTGGTCAGCGCGTTGATGCGGTACTCCAGTTCCGCGAGCATCGAATGCCTGATCAAGGCCACTAGCACTTTCAATGTTCTGAGTCTCATATGCCGGCTCCGGAAAAGCGCTTCAGACCCTGACGCCACAGCACCCGGCGCACAGCGACCAGCACCAGCACCCAGAAAACCTGCACCGCGAAACCGTGCATCAGCTCAAGCCCGGCGGCCTTGCCAATCAGCACTTTGACGGGAAAATCCAGCGCCGCAGAGAACGGCAGCATCGCCACGAGGTGGCGGGTCGTCTCGGGAAACAGGTCAACGGGAATGAGCATGCCGCCCAGAACCGTGTACATCGACCACACCAACGCATCCAGCGCCAGGGAATTGGCCATCCAGAACGCGAGCAGACCGACGCAGTAATAGATATGAAAAATGATGATCCAGGCCAGGACCAGTGAGACCAGGAACAACGGCAACTGCCTGACGATGGCCATCAAGTCGATGGCAAACAGCGATGCGCCGACGCAGAACACCGCCAATACAATTGGCGCGCGTACCACCATCTGCCCCACATGTTCAGCCACATGGAACCAGAAAGGAGCGACCGGTCTGAGCAGTCGGCCCGACAAGGTTCCCTGGCGTATCTCATCGTTGAGCACGAAAATGACCCAGACCGCGGTCAGTTGCCTGACCAGATAGACGCCCAGGAAATACGCCACAAAATCGATGGCCGCATACCCGCCGATCACCTGGTCCCGTGAAAGCTCCCACCAGATCAGCATCATGAACAGCGGTGCGACACCGCTGATGAGCCACACGAACAACTGCGCGCGGTAGATCACGGTCACCAGCACGCTGGTACGGATCAGCCGCCCGGCAATGCCGGGCAATGAAGCCAGGGCGACCATCAGGCATGCTCCCTTGGCATCAGCAACCGGGGAAAGGCTTGCTCGAGGGACGGGCTCTGTATCGAGATATCCGTCACCGGAAAACTCGCCAGCAACTGCGCTACGGTCTTTGCGAACTGCTCTTCGGGCACCAGCAGTTCAGCGCTTTCGTTGTCCAGGCTGATCAGGTTGCCGTAAGCACGAAGGGACTCGCCGCAAACTCCGGAGGAGAAACGCAGGCTCACCCGGCGCTCGGACACGTGTGCCTTCACCAACGCTTGCCGGCCACCGTCGAACACCACCTGACCACGGTCCAGCACAATGACCCGGTTGGCCAGCGCCTCGATGTCCGCCATGTAGTGGGAGGTCAGGATGATCGTTGCACCGAACTCTTTGTTGTAGTCAAAGAGAAATTTGCGGATGGCGACCTGCATTTCCAGATCGAGGCCGATGGTCGGCTCGTCGAGAAACAGAACGCTTGGACGATGCAGCAGTGACAAGATGAGTTCGCATTTCATCCGCTCGCCCAGGGACAGCTTCCTGACCGGGCGATGGATGATCTCGTCGGCCGACAGCAGCTCGCACAGTTCTTTGATCCGGCGCTTGCAATCGGCTGCCGGTATCTCGTAAAGGGCACCGTGCAAGCGCAAGGACTCCAGCGCTGGAAGGTCCCAGGTCAGTTGCTGCTTCTGCCCCATGACCAGGGCAATCGATTTGAGGAACTCCGCCCGTCTCTTGAAGGGTTCAAACCCCAACACCGAAAGGTGCCCGCCGCTGGGCCGTACGATGCCTGAGAGCATTTTCAGGGTCGTGGTCTTGCCCGCACCATTACTGCCGAGAAACCCGACCACTTCACCCTCGTCTATCGAAAACGAGACATCCCTGACCGCAGGGATGTACACCTTCTCACGACGAAAATACCGGAACATGCTGCGCGAATTGCCGTCACGGGCTCGGTACACTTCGTATACCTTGCTGATATCACACAGCTCGATTGCTTTTGACATACCTTTCCTTGAGATTCCCGCATCCTTCGATTCAGTCAACACGCCGAGACACTTGTATGGCGATCCATTTATTTCAGCGTATTCATCGCCGCCGCGCCAGCAGTTGTGCCTGATGCCAATCAGGAGACAACCCCGTGTCGAGCACAAGGCCGATCGATGGCGCGACCCGTGACTGGGCAATCAGGCCCAGGCCTGGCACTTGGGCCAGTGCGAAGTCGGCCGCTTCGAGCATCGACGTTGTCCGATACACGTCAACCGTGGCCAGGTGCACCAGGCACGGCACCTGCGCCAGATCCACCGGTCCACTGTAGCGCTGCGCGTCGCGTTGCAGAAACGCCAGCCACTGGTGACCGATCGACAAGCGCCCTTCTTCTGTTTCGATGTGCTGCGTCACCTCGCCAAGGCCGTCGAAACAATGCCGTTGATCCTGCTCGGGCTGGGCGCAAAGCAGTGACACCCCGACGATCGCAAACAGGCCGTTCTCCGGTACCAGCAGGGCGACATCCGCTCCGATGCCCCGCAGGTACTGAATGACTGACACACGCACATCGTCCGTGCACCGGGCTGGCAGGTTGGCGATCAGCCAGGCCGGTGCATCCTCGCCCAATGGCGCCTTGCGGGTCACCGCCAGCGCCTCACGCCGTGCGGGCGAAAGGCGCTCGACATCCGCCATCAGGTCAGTTGAACAGAGCCAGATAGAACTGGACCGACCATCCTGTTCCTCCCGTTCACCACCCCCCAGGGAACAGAACTCGAGGTAGCCCCCACTCAATCTGAAGAAAGCACTCACACGCCCATCGCTGTGGCGCACTTGTCGCGTGTGCTCCCTGAAGCCCGCCCGGGCAAACTGTGCGATGACGTCGTCGAACAGGCTCGCAGGCAACGGGTAGACGATGTGATCAAGATGAGATATCACCAGCGCCCGTCCCTGCAGTTGCAATCGATAGCCCGTTCACCCGTCGCCAGCCGAAGCGGCCTGATGCGCTCAATCATGAACGTACGTCGACGGTCTCTTTCCCCGAGTGCAGAGCGTCAGGCCGTGCTCATGCACACCCCCACTTTTCACCTCTTGACTGACCGCCTGCAAGCCCGCCTCCTTGAATGCTTCGAGATAGCGGCGTTGCGGCCAGCGCGTCAGACTCACGCCCAACTCTTGCGACCATCCCTGCGACTCATGGCTTTCCTCGTAGTAGTCCACCATCACGATCAGTTCTCCGCCCGGCGCCAGCAGGCTCGCGGCTTTATCGATGGCGGCGGCAATGTCCTCGAAGTAATAGAACACTTCCATGGAGAAGATCAGATCGAATTGCATGCCCGCTGGCGGGCGCCAGTTCATGAAGCTTTCGACGTCAATGTCGACGTTATCCCGGCCCTGCACCCTGGCGGCGCACATGCGCGCCATTTCCTGGCTGAGCTCCACGGCATGGGAATATCCGCCTGCGAACTTCGATCCGGCCATGTACTCGAGGGCGTAACCATTGCCGGGCCCGATCTCCAGGTATCGCCCTGTGCAGGGTTTGAGGGCAGACAGTACAGGCTCGACCCGGGCCCAATGTTCACGGGCCATGTCCACTGCGCCATCCTCGATGGCCCACTCGTCGAAGAGCGCCTCGACTTCCAGTTCGTGACTCATCCAACACTCCTGTTTGCAGCTGGGTTCCATTGATAAAAGTGCACGGCGTTGCGATGGGAGCCGATCACAAGGTGACCGTCATCGGTGAGCAATGGCGAGGAATGAAAGCCTCCACTGTGTTCCAGGCACCACAGGGTCTCGCCCGTGCGTTGCGCTAGGCAATGCAGACGCTCATCCGTACCGACCAGCAAGGCATCGCCGGTAGGCAGCACGGTAAAAGGCGTGTACCTGAACTCGCAGTTGAGGTTTACCCGCCACAGGCATTGCAGGTTGTGCAGGTCAATCCCGTACACGTACCCGTCATTGCTGCCGACATACGCCACGCCTTGCGGAGACAGGCTGGGGCAGGACACCACGAAGCCATCGGTGTGGAATTGCCTGAGGACCTCACCGCTTTCGACCTCGAAAATGATGATCTTGCCGTCGACTTCCGTGCCGATTACGCCACGGCCTGAGGTATGGTCGATGGCCGCAGTGCCTTCGAACCGGCTCGTTTCGGTGATTCTCCAGCGCTCTTCGCCGTCCGGGCTGAAGCACATCAGGATATTGTCCGTGCCCACGATGACATTGCCGTGCACATCCAGCGCCGGCGAACTGTAGAGGTCGTCTTCCACTCGCTCATCGAAGGATTGCTTCCACAGCAACTCACCCGAAGCATGGTCCAGGGCGTACAGCGTATGGTCATAGCTGCCTGCGTAGACGATGCTCCTGGTGGCATCGATGGTCGCACTGGCATGAAACGGCCCGTTGGCGTTGAAGGACCAAAGGCATTCGCCATCCCGGCTTATCCGGCGCAAGACATGGTCCTCGCACCCCACGACAAAACTGCCATCGCTCGACACCGCAGGCGAGCTGTAGACCGGCCCTTGCGTCGCGAAACGCCACAGGGGTTCGCCATCACTGAGACTGACACACTGCAAACTGTTGTCCCAGCACCCAAAGACGATGCGGTCATCGCCGATCCTGCATGGAATGCTCCATACCCGTTCGGCGCAGGCAATCGTGCGTTGATGAATCGGCCTGGCCTGCCAGTCCATCGACGGCGAATCCCGCCAAGGTCTGTGAGAGCGCAGCACCTGGTTGTTCTTGTACCAGGTGGCTTGCAGGTGCTCGGCGTACCCTGAGAGCGTTTCCCGGCCCGTCATGCGACCTATTGGCATGTCGTCCACCCGGCGTCTTCTATGCCGCCGCCGTACTTCTCGGATATCTCGATCTTGTAACCATTGGGGTCGAGAAAATAAACGGAACGAGAGGAGTGGTAGTTGACTTCATAATCGGGAAGCAACTTCACGCCGTGATCGCGCAAACGCGACAGCACATGATCGAAGTCTTCCACCAGAATCCCGAAGTGGGTGATTTCCAGACCGTCGTTCTTCACACCCCGCCCTTCGGCATATTCATGCATGCACAGATACAGGGTCTGATCCGCACCGATAATCATCCAGCGGGTAAAGGCACGAATGCCCACTTCCTTGACTTCGAAACCAAACACCCGGGCATAAAATGCCTGGCTTTCTTCAATATCGGCCACATCGAGTTGAATGTGATCGATGCCCACAATTTTGATCCTGTCGAGCAATGCGTTCATTGCACCAGCCCTCGATATTCATCCGCCAACAGGCCCTCGGCTTCCCAAGTGTCGATATAGGACTTGAAGAAAGGCAACGCTTCGGGCAGGTGTTGCCTGGCCACGCCATAACCGGCGACGCCGGCCGATATATTCGTCGCATCCAGCAACAGGGTGCCCTTGAACGCTTCCAGCGCCTGGTCGAAGTTCCCGAGTTGCTGATGGCAGGCGCCAATCATGTATTGGGAATAAGTCAGCCGTGGGAAGCCGATCGTGTAAGCCTGCTGGAAGTGTTGCAATGCACGCTGCCATTGCCGGTCAGTCACCTCGACCTCGGCGGCCTCGTGATAGGAAATACTCCAGTGGGGATCGTAGGCG from the Pseudomonas sp. N3-W genome contains:
- a CDS encoding ABC-2 family transporter protein, which codes for MVALASLPGIAGRLIRTSVLVTVIYRAQLFVWLISGVAPLFMMLIWWELSRDQVIGGYAAIDFVAYFLGVYLVRQLTAVWVIFVLNDEIRQGTLSGRLLRPVAPFWFHVAEHVGQMVVRAPIVLAVFCVGASLFAIDLMAIVRQLPLFLVSLVLAWIIIFHIYYCVGLLAFWMANSLALDALVWSMYTVLGGMLIPVDLFPETTRHLVAMLPFSAALDFPVKVLIGKAAGLELMHGFAVQVFWVLVLVAVRRVLWRQGLKRFSGAGI
- a CDS encoding PQQ-binding-like beta-propeller repeat protein — translated: MPIGRMTGRETLSGYAEHLQATWYKNNQVLRSHRPWRDSPSMDWQARPIHQRTIACAERVWSIPCRIGDDRIVFGCWDNSLQCVSLSDGEPLWRFATQGPVYSSPAVSSDGSFVVGCEDHVLRRISRDGECLWSFNANGPFHASATIDATRSIVYAGSYDHTLYALDHASGELLWKQSFDERVEDDLYSSPALDVHGNVIVGTDNILMCFSPDGEERWRITETSRFEGTAAIDHTSGRGVIGTEVDGKIIIFEVESGEVLRQFHTDGFVVSCPSLSPQGVAYVGSNDGYVYGIDLHNLQCLWRVNLNCEFRYTPFTVLPTGDALLVGTDERLHCLAQRTGETLWCLEHSGGFHSSPLLTDDGHLVIGSHRNAVHFYQWNPAANRSVG
- a CDS encoding VOC family protein, coding for MNALLDRIKIVGIDHIQLDVADIEESQAFYARVFGFEVKEVGIRAFTRWMIIGADQTLYLCMHEYAEGRGVKNDGLEITHFGILVEDFDHVLSRLRDHGVKLLPDYEVNYHSSRSVYFLDPNGYKIEISEKYGGGIEDAGWTTCQ
- a CDS encoding ABC transporter permease, with product MRLRTLKVLVALIRHSMLAELEYRINALTNAVNTVVGMLLALYFLDAMFSEVSSLGGWNLHQVLALFGVALILEGLLEVWLFPSLHALSEKVRTGDLDYLLVRPVDSQFLVSCSKISLWELPRVLIGVAVVVYAMHSEGALGVSNFMAFLGLMAAGVTIFYSLFLITCTLSIWFVKIGDVWIISYTLMEIARFPVTAFPQTIRTILTFLVPVYFVSNVPVSAAMGMVGWQQVLGATLFAVAFLCLSRVFWLFALRSYSSASS
- a CDS encoding ATP-binding cassette domain-containing protein yields the protein MSKAIELCDISKVYEVYRARDGNSRSMFRYFRREKVYIPAVRDVSFSIDEGEVVGFLGSNGAGKTTTLKMLSGIVRPSGGHLSVLGFEPFKRRAEFLKSIALVMGQKQQLTWDLPALESLRLHGALYEIPAADCKRRIKELCELLSADEIIHRPVRKLSLGERMKCELILSLLHRPSVLFLDEPTIGLDLEMQVAIRKFLFDYNKEFGATIILTSHYMADIEALANRVIVLDRGQVVFDGGRQALVKAHVSERRVSLRFSSGVCGESLRAYGNLISLDNESAELLVPEEQFAKTVAQLLASFPVTDISIQSPSLEQAFPRLLMPREHA
- a CDS encoding amidohydrolase family protein, translating into MSTYSGPVFDAHVHTEFAAAGSLQDFQALKSRFNIQACVTDSREPACSAQVLQDLGVGRCAVIAQPEWCFESLAQGLASGIYRAIKINLGFMHVHADDARLQLLYSLAREFDVPVLFHTGDTGWHRSKLKYAHPLTLDEVIVDHPEVNFLLVHSANPWFTDAAVLAAKNHNVWLDLSSIIEGALSQVSQATVDRLMVDPIRWMLDYTGKPDRLVFGSGWPSVDYPAYVAACARAIEPQYHLQVFFDNAARLFKSVSR
- a CDS encoding bifunctional 2-polyprenyl-6-hydroxyphenol methylase/3-demethylubiquinol 3-O-methyltransferase UbiG; translated protein: MSHELEVEALFDEWAIEDGAVDMAREHWARVEPVLSALKPCTGRYLEIGPGNGYALEYMAGSKFAGGYSHAVELSQEMARMCAARVQGRDNVDIDVESFMNWRPPAGMQFDLIFSMEVFYYFEDIAAAIDKAASLLAPGGELIVMVDYYEESHESQGWSQELGVSLTRWPQRRYLEAFKEAGLQAVSQEVKSGGVHEHGLTLCTRGKRPSTYVHD